From Pulveribacter suum, a single genomic window includes:
- a CDS encoding FAD binding domain-containing protein — protein sequence MRAFEYTPAADVAAALAAIGPGALPLGSSHSARFIAGGTNLIDLMKEDVMQPARLVDITRLPLTAIEETPEGGLLLGALARNADTAKHPLVRERYPLLSAAMLAAASPQLRNMATNGGNLLQRTRCYYFYDAGVPCNKRAPGSGCPAKAGLARQLAILGTSESCIATHPSDMCVALAALDATVHVQSARGARAIPFADFHRLPGDEPQRDSTLEADELITHIELPARGYAQHSTYLKIRERASYAFALVSVAAAFELDEAGRMRHARLALGGVAHKPWRDLEAESLLEGQAPETQIFERAADALLAPARAWGSENGPGYNGFKIPLARRAIVRALEMARAGELTNTGELAADIFQEQRA from the coding sequence ATGAGGGCTTTCGAATACACCCCCGCGGCCGACGTGGCTGCGGCGCTGGCGGCCATCGGTCCGGGTGCCCTGCCGCTGGGCAGCTCGCACAGCGCCCGTTTCATCGCCGGCGGCACCAACCTGATCGACCTGATGAAGGAAGACGTGATGCAGCCCGCGCGGCTGGTGGACATCACGCGGCTGCCGCTGACCGCCATCGAGGAGACGCCTGAAGGCGGCCTGCTGCTCGGCGCGCTGGCGCGCAACGCCGACACCGCCAAGCACCCGCTGGTGCGAGAGCGCTATCCGCTGCTGTCGGCGGCCATGCTGGCGGCCGCCTCGCCGCAGCTGCGCAACATGGCAACCAATGGCGGCAACCTGCTGCAGCGCACGCGCTGCTACTACTTCTACGACGCGGGCGTGCCGTGCAACAAGCGAGCGCCTGGCAGCGGCTGCCCGGCCAAGGCCGGCCTGGCGCGCCAACTGGCCATCCTGGGCACCAGCGAATCGTGCATCGCCACGCACCCCTCAGACATGTGCGTGGCGCTGGCGGCGCTGGACGCGACCGTGCACGTGCAGTCCGCACGCGGCGCCCGCGCCATCCCGTTCGCCGACTTCCACCGCCTGCCGGGCGACGAGCCGCAGCGCGACAGCACGCTGGAGGCCGACGAGCTCATCACGCACATTGAACTGCCCGCACGCGGCTACGCGCAGCACAGCACCTACCTGAAGATCCGCGAGCGCGCTTCGTACGCCTTTGCGCTGGTTTCGGTGGCCGCCGCCTTCGAGCTGGATGAGGCCGGCCGCATGCGCCACGCCCGCCTGGCGCTGGGCGGCGTGGCGCACAAGCCCTGGCGCGACCTGGAGGCGGAAAGCCTGCTGGAGGGTCAGGCGCCCGAGACGCAGATCTTCGAGCGCGCCGCCGATGCGCTGCTGGCGCCCGCCCGTGCCTGGGGCAGCGAGAACGGCCCCGGCTACAACGGCTTCAAGATTCCGCTGGCGCGCCGGGCCATCGTGCGCGCGCTGGAGATGGCACGCGCCGGCGAGCTCACCAACACCGGCGAACTGGCGGCCGATATCTTCCAGGAGCAGCGCGCATGA
- a CDS encoding (2Fe-2S)-binding protein: protein MAHHPFTPQEQAAALPLHTLALRINGEQRTVEVQSWVTLLDLLRERLRLTGTKKGCDHGQCGACTVLVDGRRINSCLALAVMHDGADITTVEGLPALTGAMGDGLHPLQQAFIDHDAFQCGYCTPGQLCSAVGLMNEGGVRHDGDIRERMSGNLCRCGAYPQIVKAVAEVALADAARGGEAP, encoded by the coding sequence GTGGCCCACCATCCCTTTACCCCACAGGAGCAGGCCGCTGCGCTGCCCCTGCACACCCTTGCCCTGCGCATCAATGGCGAGCAGCGCACGGTCGAAGTCCAGAGCTGGGTGACGCTGCTGGACCTGCTGCGCGAGCGGCTGCGGCTGACCGGCACCAAGAAGGGCTGCGACCACGGCCAGTGCGGCGCCTGCACCGTGCTGGTGGATGGGCGGCGGATCAACTCCTGCCTGGCCCTGGCCGTGATGCACGACGGCGCGGACATCACCACCGTCGAAGGTCTGCCGGCCCTGACCGGCGCCATGGGCGACGGCCTGCATCCGCTGCAACAGGCCTTCATCGACCACGATGCCTTTCAGTGCGGCTACTGCACGCCCGGGCAGCTGTGCTCGGCGGTGGGCCTGATGAACGAGGGCGGCGTGCGCCACGACGGCGACATCCGCGAGCGCATGAGTGGCAACCTGTGCCGCTGCGGCGCCTACCCGCAGATCGTCAAAGCCGTGGCCGAGGTCGCACTGGCCGACGCGGCGCGCGGCGGGGAGGCGCCATGA
- a CDS encoding TspO/MBR family protein — MHSRSSSLHLLSLAGWLVCCFTAAGIGAIASAQAPAFYSQLAKPGWAPPAWLFGPVWTLLYLLMAVAAWLVWRAYGTPTRRPALTAFVLQLALNALWSWVFFAWHQGGWALANIALLWLLIVVTIVLFWRARPLAAALLLPYLLWVSFASALTLAVWRMNPQLLGGG; from the coding sequence ATGCATTCACGCTCTTCGTCCCTGCACCTGTTGTCGCTTGCGGGGTGGCTGGTCTGCTGCTTCACGGCCGCTGGCATCGGCGCCATCGCCTCGGCGCAGGCGCCCGCGTTCTACTCGCAGCTGGCCAAGCCGGGCTGGGCGCCGCCGGCCTGGCTGTTCGGCCCGGTATGGACGCTGCTGTATCTGCTGATGGCGGTGGCCGCCTGGCTGGTGTGGCGCGCCTACGGCACGCCCACTCGCCGCCCGGCGCTGACCGCGTTCGTGCTGCAGCTGGCGTTGAACGCCTTGTGGAGCTGGGTGTTCTTCGCCTGGCACCAGGGCGGCTGGGCGCTGGCCAACATCGCGCTGCTGTGGCTGCTGATCGTCGTCACCATCGTGCTGTTCTGGCGCGCGCGGCCGCTGGCTGCGGCGCTGCTGCTGCCCTACCTGCTATGGGTGAGCTTCGCCAGTGCCCTCACCCTGGCAGTCTGGCGCATGAATCCGCAGCTGCTGGGCGGCGGCTGA
- a CDS encoding ZIP family metal transporter, protein MTLVAIIGATLAAGIGSVWIAAGLLRLGLGGRWRVGPQHLLSLAAGALLATAFMHLLPEAFEGGTSVQPLFATLLLGLVFFFVLEKAELWHHGHEHGDVHHHDHDHGQDHAHHHHGGGGWALITGDSVHCFGDGVLIASAFVADMRLGAVAALSVLAHEVPHHIGDLVVLRQRGAARSAALMKVSLAGAVSALGGLAGYFVVDRWEPALPYFLTIASSSFIYVALADLIPQLQRRLSAAQTLAQIAWLAGGIAAVTLVSLLAHVH, encoded by the coding sequence ATGACATTGGTAGCAATCATCGGGGCCACGCTGGCCGCCGGCATTGGCAGTGTGTGGATCGCTGCGGGTTTGCTGCGCCTGGGCCTGGGCGGGCGCTGGCGGGTCGGGCCGCAGCACCTGCTGAGCCTGGCGGCCGGCGCGCTGCTGGCCACAGCCTTCATGCACCTGCTGCCCGAGGCCTTCGAGGGCGGCACCAGCGTGCAGCCGCTGTTTGCCACGCTGCTGCTGGGACTGGTGTTCTTCTTCGTGCTGGAAAAAGCCGAGCTATGGCACCACGGCCACGAGCACGGCGATGTGCACCACCATGACCACGATCACGGCCAGGATCACGCCCACCACCACCATGGCGGGGGCGGCTGGGCCCTGATCACCGGCGACAGCGTGCATTGCTTTGGCGACGGCGTGCTGATCGCCTCGGCCTTCGTGGCCGACATGCGCCTAGGCGCGGTGGCCGCGCTGTCGGTGCTGGCGCATGAGGTGCCGCACCACATAGGCGACCTGGTGGTGCTGCGCCAGCGCGGCGCGGCGCGCAGCGCGGCCTTGATGAAGGTGTCGCTGGCCGGCGCGGTGTCTGCCCTGGGCGGGCTGGCCGGCTATTTCGTGGTGGACCGGTGGGAGCCGGCGCTGCCGTACTTCTTGACCATCGCCTCCAGCAGCTTCATCTACGTGGCGCTGGCCGACCTCATCCCGCAGCTGCAGCGGCGGCTGTCAGCCGCGCAGACGCTGGCGCAGATCGCCTGGCTGGCCGGGGGCATCGCGGCCGTCACGCTGGTCAGCCTGCTGGCGCACGTGCACTGA
- a CDS encoding LytR/AlgR family response regulator transcription factor — MHILIVDDEPLARSRLRRLLADCGPHYRVAEARHAAEALGQLQVPGACAVDVVLLDIHMPGMDGMALAHQLRALPEPPAIVFVTAHAGHALSAFELDAADYLTKPVRLERLQQALAKARRAMPAAAAASSLPAAPAAGEALVVHERGQTERVPMAEVLYLRAELKYVTVRTPSRSYVIDDPLTELETRHAAHFLRVHRNTLVARHAMRALVRHDAGDGEGEGWAVRLHGLAQPLPVSRRQVAAVREALSED, encoded by the coding sequence ATGCACATTCTCATCGTGGACGACGAACCCCTGGCACGCAGCCGCCTGCGCCGGCTGCTGGCCGACTGTGGCCCGCACTACCGGGTGGCCGAGGCACGGCACGCCGCCGAGGCGCTGGGCCAGCTGCAGGTGCCCGGTGCCTGCGCGGTGGACGTGGTGCTGCTGGACATCCACATGCCGGGCATGGACGGCATGGCGCTGGCCCACCAGCTGCGGGCGCTGCCCGAGCCGCCTGCCATCGTGTTCGTCACGGCCCACGCCGGCCACGCCTTGAGCGCCTTCGAACTGGATGCCGCGGACTACCTGACCAAGCCGGTGCGTCTGGAGCGCCTGCAGCAGGCCCTGGCCAAGGCGCGCCGCGCCATGCCTGCTGCGGCGGCTGCGTCGTCGCTACCGGCGGCACCCGCCGCCGGCGAGGCGCTGGTCGTGCACGAGCGCGGCCAGACCGAGCGTGTGCCCATGGCCGAGGTGCTGTACCTGCGCGCCGAGCTGAAATACGTGACCGTGCGCACACCCTCGCGCAGCTACGTCATCGACGACCCGCTGACCGAGCTGGAGACGCGCCACGCCGCGCATTTCCTGCGCGTGCACCGCAACACCCTGGTGGCGCGCCACGCCATGCGCGCGCTGGTGCGCCACGACGCAGGCGACGGTGAGGGCGAGGGCTGGGCCGTGCGCCTGCACGGGCTGGCGCAGCCCCTGCCCGTTTCGCGCCGGCAGGTGGCAGCGGTGCGCGAGGCGCTGAGCGAAGACTGA
- a CDS encoding SCO family protein has translation MLRTALLSALLAVCGWAAAAWLTHDFQVWTDEGARRLEVALRPVPVPATAVQDSRARSVTLGELLGPQGGGGSGATIVDFFYTHCETVCLSLGSTFQQLQAALQSGPPAGVRLLSISFDGARDDPSALQRYASGLAADERLWRFVRVPDAREQQALLQRLGVVVIPDGRGDYEHNAALLVFDASGRMRRVFDMAEQQLALDYARHLGRSAAP, from the coding sequence GTGCTGCGCACGGCGCTTCTGAGCGCGCTGCTGGCCGTCTGCGGCTGGGCCGCCGCGGCCTGGCTGACGCACGACTTCCAGGTCTGGACCGATGAAGGCGCGCGCCGGCTGGAGGTGGCGCTACGCCCCGTGCCCGTGCCGGCCACCGCGGTGCAGGACAGCCGCGCGCGCAGCGTGACGCTGGGCGAGCTGCTGGGCCCGCAGGGGGGCGGTGGCAGCGGCGCCACCATCGTGGATTTTTTCTATACGCACTGCGAGACCGTCTGCCTGTCGCTGGGCAGCACCTTCCAGCAGCTGCAGGCGGCGCTCCAGTCCGGCCCGCCGGCGGGAGTGCGGCTGCTGTCCATCAGCTTCGACGGCGCGCGCGACGACCCCTCCGCGCTGCAGCGCTACGCCAGCGGCCTGGCCGCCGACGAGCGGCTGTGGCGCTTTGTGCGCGTGCCCGACGCGCGCGAGCAGCAGGCCCTGCTGCAGCGCCTGGGCGTGGTCGTCATCCCCGACGGGCGCGGCGACTACGAGCACAACGCCGCACTGCTGGTGTTTGACGCAAGCGGCCGCATGCGCCGCGTGTTCGACATGGCCGAGCAGCAGCTGGCCCTGGACTACGCGCGCCACCTGGGGCGCAGCGCCGCGCCATGA
- a CDS encoding c-type cytochrome, translating into MQPSNDRPAQQREHADPEEAIRPMPLLAVGVTLAMVVFGVLYIFLSEPLAGSRLGDQRTVADLAGPAAPAAGAAVDGKAIFAAQCAACHQATGKGLPGVFPPLDGSEWVAGEPRVLANILLHGIEGEITVAGNKYQGSMPAFAQLGDAELAGVASYIRASWSNKAEAMTAELFAKERAASDRRAPFEGGAALQALTQ; encoded by the coding sequence ATGCAACCGTCCAACGACCGGCCCGCGCAGCAGCGCGAACACGCCGACCCCGAGGAGGCCATCCGCCCCATGCCGCTGCTGGCAGTGGGCGTCACGCTGGCCATGGTGGTCTTCGGCGTGCTGTACATCTTCCTGTCCGAGCCTCTGGCCGGCTCGCGCCTGGGCGACCAGCGCACCGTGGCCGACCTGGCCGGCCCGGCGGCGCCGGCAGCGGGCGCCGCTGTCGATGGCAAGGCGATCTTTGCCGCGCAGTGCGCCGCCTGCCACCAGGCCACGGGCAAGGGCCTGCCGGGTGTGTTCCCGCCGCTGGATGGCTCGGAATGGGTGGCCGGCGAGCCGCGGGTGCTGGCCAACATCCTGCTGCACGGCATCGAGGGCGAGATCACCGTGGCCGGCAACAAGTACCAGGGCAGCATGCCGGCCTTCGCCCAGCTCGGCGACGCGGAGCTGGCCGGCGTGGCCAGCTACATCCGCGCCAGCTGGTCCAACAAGGCCGAGGCCATGACGGCAGAGCTGTTTGCCAAGGAGCGCGCCGCCAGCGACCGCCGGGCGCCGTTCGAGGGCGGCGCCGCGCTGCAGGCGCTCACGCAGTAG
- a CDS encoding cbb3-type cytochrome c oxidase subunit II: MENEVKLTAGAMVTLGLATAALVVLPYIQVRDVPAPEGLKPYTSAELRGRAVYIANGCVYCHTQQPRDKSFGPDAERGWGRATVPGDYTYDRPHLLGSMRTGPDLMNIGVRQPSRDWHLGHLYQPRAYVPGSIMPAYPYLFDIKDKAEPGEEALKLPPGYAPAGKVVVATPDAQDLVKYLQALNRSYPVLPPEPRDAAGAAAPAATPASAS, from the coding sequence ATGGAAAATGAAGTCAAACTGACCGCGGGCGCCATGGTCACCCTGGGCCTGGCCACGGCCGCCCTGGTGGTGCTGCCCTATATCCAGGTGCGTGACGTGCCGGCGCCCGAGGGCCTCAAGCCCTACACCAGCGCCGAGCTGCGCGGGCGCGCCGTCTATATCGCCAACGGCTGCGTGTATTGCCACACCCAGCAGCCGCGCGACAAGAGCTTCGGCCCCGACGCCGAGCGCGGCTGGGGCCGCGCCACGGTGCCGGGCGACTACACCTACGACCGCCCGCACCTGCTGGGCAGCATGCGCACGGGCCCCGACCTGATGAACATCGGCGTGCGCCAGCCCAGCCGCGACTGGCACCTGGGCCACCTGTACCAGCCGCGCGCCTACGTGCCCGGCTCCATCATGCCGGCCTACCCCTATCTGTTCGACATCAAGGACAAGGCCGAGCCGGGCGAGGAGGCGCTCAAGCTGCCGCCGGGCTACGCGCCGGCAGGCAAGGTGGTGGTGGCCACGCCCGACGCGCAGGACCTGGTGAAGTACCTGCAGGCCCTCAACCGCAGCTACCCCGTGCTGCCGCCCGAGCCGCGCGACGCGGCCGGCGCCGCCGCCCCTGCCGCCACGCCGGCATCCGCATCCTGA